Proteins from a genomic interval of Daphnia pulex isolate KAP4 chromosome 4, ASM2113471v1:
- the LOC124193285 gene encoding coactosin-like protein isoform X1: protein MFSRENNSRVSLRNKTLETHIDRQSVRESYNDVRSDFTETNWAVFQFEGNQICSKAVGSDFADFRTQFVDDERAFGFVRIQSGDEMSKRTKFLFVTWLGPNVSTMKRARLSSDKALVKEIIMNFAVELQIETPDELNYEFFREAVCKAGGANYGTGVREL, encoded by the exons ACGCTGGAGACGCACATCGATCGGCAGAGTGTACGAGAGTCTTACAACGACGTCCGCTCGGATTTCACCGAAACGAATTG GGCGGTGTTCCAATTCGAAGGCAATCAGATCTGCAGCAAGGCTGTCGGCAGCGATTTCGCCGACTTTCGAACTCAATTCGTCGACGATGAGCGCGCCTTTGGATTCGTTCGCATTCAG AGCGGCGACGAAATGAGCAAGCGGACCAAGTTCCTCTTTGTGACTTGGCTGGGGCCCAACGTCAGCACGATGAAGCGCGCCCGGCTCAGCAGTGACAAGGCCCTCGTCAAAGAAATCATCATG AATTTCGCAGTCGAGTTGCAGATTGAGACGCCCGATGAGCTGAATTACGAGTTCTTCCGCGAAGCCGTCTGCAAAGCAGGCGGAGCCAACTACGGAACCGGTGTCCGGGAGCTGTGA